The following DNA comes from Hahella chejuensis KCTC 2396.
CGCCATCCCGGCAAGCGAAGCGCGGTTCAACGTCATGATTGCGAAGGGTTTATGGGGGCGCTGCTTGCGCTGACGCAGGTCCGCCACCGCGCGCGCATTACCGGCGTCGCATAGCAGGTGGACGCCGCCGACGCCTTTGACGGCGATAATTTGTCCCTGACTCAGCCCTTGCCAGGCTGCGGCGATGGGGTCGATGTTCTGGTGAAGATCTCCGTGTTTGTCATACCACTGCAAGGCAGGGCCGCAGGCGGCGCAACTGTTGGTTTGCGCATGGTGGCGACGCTGCTCTGGATCATTGTATTCATGCAGACATGCCGGACACTGTGGAAACGCATCCATACTGGTGCGGGCGCGATCGAACGGCAACCTTCGGATCAAACTGTAGCGGGGGCCGCATTCAGCGCAGGTGATGAAAGGATAGCGATAACGGCGATGATGAGGATCGAACAGTTCGTTCAGGCACTGGGCGCACAAACGCAAATCCACGGGGATGGCGCCCTGAACGGCTCCGGGGGTGGAGTCGACGATGGCGAAGTCATGTCGATGAGGAATCACTGTCGCCGTGTCGGCGGCGAGGGCGCGCACCTGCGCCTGTGTCGGTTTATTCGCCAGTAGCTGCGTTTTATAAGCCTGTAACTGACTGGGCGAACCCTGGATATCGATCAGCAGATCTCCGCCTTGATTCCAGACTTTACCGACGAGTCCCAGCGAGGTGGCCAGACGGTACGCGAAAGGACGAAAACCGACGCCTTGCACCACCCCGCTAAGGGTCAGGATTTCCCGGGCAGGCGCTGCTGTAGCCATTGTCGCCACTGCTCCATTCCAGCGCCGGTTTTGGCGGACAGATGGATGATTTCCATGTTCGGATTGACCCGACGGGCGTATTCCTGCGCCTTGTCCACATCGAAGTCGACATAAGGCGCCAGATCGATTTTGTTGATCAGCATCAGCTGGGAGGCGTGGAATATATCCGGGTATTTTAGCGGTTTGTCTTCGCCCTCGGTGACGGACAGAATCGCCACCTTGGCGGCTTCCCCCAGATCGAAGCCGGCGGGACACACCAGGTTGCCGACATTTTCGATAAACAGAATATCCAGCTCCGGCAGCGGCAGGCGCTCCAGGGCGTGGCCCACCATATGCGCATCCAGATGGCAGCCTTTGCCGGTATTGATTTGCACTGCTTCGACGCCGGTGGCGCGAATGCGTTCGGCGTCGAATTCCGTCTGCTGATCGCCTTCGATCACTGCGATATGCAGCGATTCTCTGAGCTCGGCGATGGTGCGGGTCAGCAAGGTCGTCTTACCGGCGCCGGGACTGGATACCAGATTGAGCGTCAGCACCTGATGGACGCCGAGCAGATCTCGGTTGGCCATGGCGAACTGGTTGTTCTTGTTCATGACGTCCTGCTCGATCAGCACCATACGCGTCTGAGACAGGCCGGACGCGTGGGCGTGAGCCGGCGCCAAAGGACTGCCGTTGAGGCTGGCGTGTTCATCGCCGCATCCGCAAACGCCACACATGTTTTTCTCCCTCTGATTAGCTATTACCGGGTGATGATGTCACATTGTAGCTCCGGTGAGTGAATTTTGGCGCAGCATCTGGTTGCATCTTGCCCCAAGTCAAACCCCTCGTCATGACGGCGACGCTCACAGGCCGGCGAAGGTATCCGGCTGCGCCTGAAACAGAGATTCGAACTGCGGTTTGCAATAGTAATAACCCTGCTGAAGATAAATCCCCAGATCCCGCAGCGCCTTGGCTTCGTCCAGGGTCTCCACGCCCTCGGCGATGATGGTGATATCCAGTTCGCGGCAAACTTCTGCGATGGCTTTGACGATAGACTGGCGCGGCTTGTGACGAGGCAGGTCGCGCACCAGCTGCATGTCCAGTTTGATGATGTCGGTCGCCAGTTCCGCCAGCAGATTCAGGCCGGAATAGCCGGAGCCAAAATCATCAATGGCCACCAGAAAGCCCTGTTTTTTATATTCGTGCACGATTTCGCTTACGTGTGGCAAATCCTTGATTTGCTCGCCCTCGGTGAATTCGAAAATGATGCGCGATGTGGGAATGTTGTGCTCGCGTGCGGATTCCAGGGTGGTGCGGATGCAGAGTTCGGCGCGATACACGGCGTTGGGCATGAAGTTAATACTGACCCGCGTATCCAGGTTCAGCTTGGCGGTCAGCTCAATGGCCT
Coding sequences within:
- a CDS encoding EAL domain-containing protein, producing MKAQHNFKPLNCSECAHGAGLSFDFSMAFQPIVDLNEHSVYAHEALVRGVNNESAGAILGQVDYDNRYRFDQACRVKAIELTAKLNLDTRVSINFMPNAVYRAELCIRTTLESAREHNIPTSRIIFEFTEGEQIKDLPHVSEIVHEYKKQGFLVAIDDFGSGYSGLNLLAELATDIIKLDMQLVRDLPRHKPRQSIVKAIAEVCRELDITIIAEGVETLDEAKALRDLGIYLQQGYYYCKPQFESLFQAQPDTFAGL
- the hypB gene encoding hydrogenase nickel incorporation protein HypB, translated to MCGVCGCGDEHASLNGSPLAPAHAHASGLSQTRMVLIEQDVMNKNNQFAMANRDLLGVHQVLTLNLVSSPGAGKTTLLTRTIAELRESLHIAVIEGDQQTEFDAERIRATGVEAVQINTGKGCHLDAHMVGHALERLPLPELDILFIENVGNLVCPAGFDLGEAAKVAILSVTEGEDKPLKYPDIFHASQLMLINKIDLAPYVDFDVDKAQEYARRVNPNMEIIHLSAKTGAGMEQWRQWLQQRLPGKS